The sequence below is a genomic window from Gemmatimonadales bacterium.
GTGCTCTATTCGCCCGATGCGTTCGGCCACCCCGCGACACTGCCCGATCTGGCGAACGAGTTCGGCCTCGGCTCCGTTGCGCTTTGGCGCGGGCTTGCCGGCGCGCGCGACCTCTATCGCTGGCGTGGGGCCGCCGGTGGCGACGTGCTGCTCTATCACCTGCCGCCCGACGGATACGAAATCGGCGCTGCGCTCTCGAGCGGCGACGAGCTCGCGTCGGCATGGCGCCGAGCGCGCGCCGAGCTTGTGCCGCGCGCGGTGACGCGCCACGTCGCTGTCCTCGTCGGTGCCGATCACCACTGGGTGCACTCAGATCTCACGGGGCTCCGCGACGCGCTCGCGGCGCTCGAGCCGGGCCATGAGGTGCGGATCTCGCGCCTGGACGAGTTCTGCGCCGCTGCGGCTGATGACGTGCGAACCGCAGCGCCGCCCGCCGCGCTCGCCGGCGAGCTTCGCTGGTCCTACGGGTACACCTGGACGCTGCAAGGCGTGCACGGCACCCGGGCGCACCTCAAGCGGCGCAATTCGCTCGCCGAGCTCGCCCTCGAGCGAGTGGCCGAGCCGCTCGTCGCGCTCACGGGTGCCGCGGGCGCGGGCCCCGCGCTGCTGCGCCATGCCTGGCGCACGCTGCTGCGCAACCAGTTCCATGACTCGATCTCGGGCTCGGTGAGCGACGCCGTAGTGGCCGCCATGCGCGCGCGCTTCGGCGCGGTCGAGGCCGTCTCGCGCGAGGTGAGCCACCGCGCGCTGGCTCGGCTCGTCGGTCTCGATGCCGATCGCGCGCGCGACGAGCCCGGCGCCGTGCGCCCGCGCCTCGTGCTCTGGAATCCGGCGGTGCGCCGGCGCGGCGGCATCATCGTCGCCGACCTCACCTTCTTTCGGCGCGACGTGCTCGTCGGGCCGCCCGGCGCGCGCCAGCCGCGGCGGGGCAGCGGGTGGCAGCCGCTTTCGCTCCGCGCCACGGACGGCACCCGCATCCCGCTGCAGATCCTGGGGCGCCGCGTCGCGCAGCGTCGACTGGATGCGGACCACCACTATCCGGACCAGGACGAAGTCGACCTGGTCCGCATCGCCTTTCGTGCGCCCGCCATCGCCGGGCTCGGCGCGGCGGTTCTTGACCCCGCGCCGCCGGGCGCCGGCCCGCGCGGGCGCACGCGCGCGGTCGGGCGCACGTTGCGGAACGAGTTCGTCGAAGTGGCCGTCGCCCGCGACGGCTCGCTCCGCCTCACCGACCGCCGCACCGGCGCGCGGTTCGACCGCTTGCTCGCGCTCGAGAGCGGCGGCGACGTGGGCGACACGTACACCTACGCTCCGCCGCTGAACGACCGGGTCGAGCGGGCGCGCGGTCCCGCGCGCGTGCGGGTGCTCGCGGCGGGACCGCTCGTGTCCGTGCTGGAAGCCCGCTACGCGCTCCCCGCCGGGCGCGGCACCGCTCGCCTCGTCGTGCGATTGCACGATGACAGCCCGCTCGTGCACTGCCGGCTCGAGGTCGACAATCATGCGACCGATCACCGCCTCCGCGCCCGCCTGCCGCTCGGCCTCGTGGGGGCGCCGCTCGTGACGGGTGCGCAGTTCGGCATGGCGGCACGGATGCCCGTCGAGGCCGATCCGCGCGAGTATCCCCGCGAGACTCCGGTGCCAACGGCGCCCGCGCACCGCGTCGCCGCGGCGGCGGAGGGCACGCGAGGACTTGCCCTGTTCATCCCCGGCTTCTTCGAGGTCGAGTGGACTGCGGCGGGCGATCTCCTGCTCACGCTGTTCCGCGCGGTGGGCGCGCTCTCGCGCGGTGACCTCGCCGCGCGCCCCGGCCACGCAGCGTGGCCCGAGCCGACCCCGCTCGCGCAGTGCCTCGGCCCCGATGCGATCGACCTCGCGCTTTGCCCCATCACGGCGGCCGACCTGGATCCGGGCGATCGGCTCGCCGCGCGCTGGGAAGACGCCTTTCTCCCGCTCCGCCCCTGGTGGGTGGCCGATGCCGTGGCACTCGCGCCATCGCCGGAGTCCATCGCGCTCGAGGGCGACGGCCTCGTCGTCTCCGCCGTGAAGCCGGCCGAAGCGGGTGATGGCGTCGTGCTGCGCTGCGTGAACCTGAGCGCGAGATCGGTGCACGGCCGGTGGTGCTTCGGCACGTCGCGTGGCCGGGCATGGCGGGTGCGTGCCGACGAGCGCGAGCCCCGGCCGGCGCCGCTCACCGACAGCGGATGCACGCTCGCGTTCAGCGCGCCGCCGCACGCGTTCGTGACGCACCGCGTGCTCTAAGGGCGACATCGCGCGCTGCACTTTGCCGCCGTGTCAGCGCACAACTAATTTGGCGCATGCTCACTCCAGCCCGAAGCGCGCCTCGGTCGCCAGCCCTCTGAGCCACTCGGCGGCCATCTGCTGACCGAGATCCTCGCGAGGAACGCCCGATGAGCGCACCGCGCGCGTATCCCGCGCTTCCCTGCTTTCCGTGCCCGCACGGCTCCGCGTGTTGCGCCTACGGCGTCACGTTGAGCGAGGACGAGGCCGCGGCAATTTCCCGCGTGCACGGGGCGCACACTGTATATCGCACGCGCTGGGGCGAGTGGCGCACGCGGGTGCGCAGGCGGCGTTGCATCTTCCTGGTGGAGAATTGCTGCACGATCCATCGGGAGCCGTACTACCCCGCGGTCTGCCGGGGATTCCCCTGGACCGACGCGGAGACCGGCGGGCCCTACGAGTTCGACCGCACGATCTGCCCTGAGTTCATTGCGCACCCGGAGCTGGTGCAACTCGGGCGCGCCTAGATCTCCCGCGGGGCGCCCGTGCCCCGGCGCCACACGACGGCGGCAAACACCAGTGCGATGACCGCGAACGAGAACCATTGGATCGCGTAGTCGAGGTGCGGACCATCGTCCAGCGCCGGCGGCGGACGGCGCCGCGGGAAGCTCGGCAGTGCGGCATTGGGCTCTTGCAGAATCACGACGTCGAGGACGGGGTAGGGGAGCCGCGCGCGCACGGCGCCCAGGTCGATCCGGCGCCAGGTGGTGCGGCCCGCAGTCACCACCGGCCGGCCCGAATCGGGCGCCGCGTGCATCGGGCTCGCGAGGCCGATCACGTCACGCACGCCCGGCTCGTCGATCGCCGCGCGGGTCGAGTCGCTCAGCGTGAGCGCGTCGGGCGAGGGCACGAATCCGCGGTCCACCAGCACCGCGGTGTCACTGCCCGCAAGGCGCAGCGGTGTGACGATCTCGACGCCGGGCGTTTCGATCACCTCGCCGCGAACCACGAATTCATGCGCGCGATCGTAGGTGCCGCGCGCCCGCACGCGGCGTCCGGAGAGCGCGGTGTCCGGCGCGTGCTGGGCCAGATTCGCCTCGGGGAGCGCGCGCTCCGCGAGTGCCCGAGCATTGGCGGCGCGGCGCTGCTCGAGCCGGTGCACCTGCCAGACACCGAGCCGCGCGCACACGGCTGCGACAACGAAGAACAGAATGACGAGAATGACGCGTGATTTCCGGGCCGGCTTTGTCGGCGAGCTTTCCATGCTCCTCCAAGGGGGGCCAATTGTGTCGGCGGCCGCGCTAGATTGTCGCTGGCGCTTCTGCCGTCCCTTCTCCGCAAATTGTGGCGACGGACCTACACGAAGCGCCCCGCACACCACGAAACTCTAAGCAGGATAAGCTCATGCATCCTCAGTGGCAGGGCATGGAAGATGCCCGTCGCCGTGCTGTGCATATCGCATGTCGGCGCCTCGCGCGCCACCGATCCCGTCCGGTCTCCGTTGCGCGGGCCGGCGCCGCTCTCGGCTTCGTGCCGTGCATGGCCTTGGCGCTTGCGTTGGCCGCCACCGCATGCGGCGGTAACGACCTCACGCTGCCCGCCGAGAGCGTCGCCGCGAAGATCGTGGTCCTGGGCGGCGACAAGCAGAGCGGCACGGTGGGCGGTGTGCTCGGCGACAGTATCGCGGTGCGCGTTACCGATTCGAAGGATCGTCCCGTCCAGAACCAGAAGGTGAGCTTCACGCCCGGCGCGAATAGCGGCACCGTGGTGCCGCCGTCGCCGTCCACCGACGCCAACGGGCGCGCCGCCGCCGCTTGGCTGCTGGGCGACGTCGCGGGCGCGCAGACCGTCGTGGCAAAGCCCACCGGGAATGGTGCGCCGGCAAATCTCTCGGCGACGTTCACGGCGACGGCGGCGGCATCGCCCCCGGCGAGGGTTGCGAAGTCGGCCGGCGACGGCCAGACCGCGAACGCGGGCAGCGAGGTGGCCGTGCCGCCGGCCGTCAAGGTGACCGACGCCAATGACAATCCGGTGGCGGGCGTCGCCGTCACCTTCGCGGTGACCGGGGGCGGCGGCAGCGTGGCGCCCATCACGCCGGTCAAGACCAATGCGAACGGCGTCGCCTCGGCCACCTCGTGGCGGCTCGGCGTGATCGCGGGGCGGAATACGCTGACGGCGACCGCCGCCGGCACGGGGCCGCAAGGAAATCCCGCGACGTTCATCGCGACCGGCACGATCGGCATCAGCAACAAACTCGTCTTCGTCGTGCAGCCGTCCAACGCCACGGTGGGCGCGGCGATCACGCCCGCCGTCAAGGTCCAGGTCCAGGATGCCGCGGGCAACGTGGTGACGGGCGCTAGCAACCAGATCACAGTCGCGCTGGGCAGCAATGCGACCGGCGCATCCCTGGGCGGCACGACGACGGTGAGCGCGGTGAACGGCACGGCGACGTTCGCCAATCTGACGGTTAATCGGCCGGGGACGGGCTACACGCTCACCGCGCTGGCTTCAGGCCTCGTGAGTGCGGAGAGCAACGCCTTCAATGTGGCCGGCGGCAGCACCACGACCAACGTGACGGTGCCCGCCGGCGCCACCGTGGTCGGCCAAGCCTACACAGTGAGCTTCAGCGTGAACCCGGTGCCGCCCGCGAGCGGCACGCCGACCGGATCGGTGACCGTGAGCGACGGCGCCGGTGCCACGTGCCAGGCCTCCGCGCCCAGCGGAAGCTGCTCCCTGCTCTCGACCACCGCGGGCGTCAAGACCGTCACCGCGAGCTACAGCGGCGACGGCACGTTCTCTCCCAGCATCTCGGCCGGTGCCGCGCACCAGGTGAACCAGGCGACGACTACGACCGTCATCGCCTCAGATACGCCGGACCCCTCGGTCTTCGGCCAGTCCATCACCGTGAGCTATACCTTGACGGTGAACGGGCCGGGAAGCGGCGATCCCGCCGGCAACGTGGTCGTGGCGCTGCAAGGCGCCGGCGGCTGCACCGGCACCGTAGCCGCCGGCCAGTGCAGCTTCGTGCCGACCGCGGTCGTCGCGAGCGCGAATCTCACCGCGGCCTACCAGGGTTCGGCCGATTTCGCCGGAAGCACCAGCTCGCCACGCACGCATACGGTGAGCGCGGCGAGCACGACGACCATGGTCACGACTTCGAAGACGCCTTCCGACTTCGGCGAGAGCGTGACCTTCACGGCCACGGTCGCCGCGGCGGCGCCTGGTGCGGGCACACCGACCGGCAACGTGCAGTTCCAGATCGACGGCTCGAATTCCGGCTCGCCTGTCGCCCTCTCGAGCGGCAAGGCGACCCTCACGACGAGCACGCTGGCGCCGGGCACGCACACCGTGAGCGCGAGCTACGCGGGAACGGCGAGCTTCAAGTCGAGCAGCGGCTCGCTGACCGGCGGGCAGACGGTGGGAGCCGCCGGGACCAACACCTCCGTGAGCTCCAGCA
It includes:
- a CDS encoding Ig-like domain repeat protein — its product is MALALALAATACGGNDLTLPAESVAAKIVVLGGDKQSGTVGGVLGDSIAVRVTDSKDRPVQNQKVSFTPGANSGTVVPPSPSTDANGRAAAAWLLGDVAGAQTVVAKPTGNGAPANLSATFTATAAASPPARVAKSAGDGQTANAGSEVAVPPAVKVTDANDNPVAGVAVTFAVTGGGGSVAPITPVKTNANGVASATSWRLGVIAGRNTLTATAAGTGPQGNPATFIATGTIGISNKLVFVVQPSNATVGAAITPAVKVQVQDAAGNVVTGASNQITVALGSNATGASLGGTTTVSAVNGTATFANLTVNRPGTGYTLTALASGLVSAESNAFNVAGGSTTTNVTVPAGATVVGQAYTVSFSVNPVPPASGTPTGSVTVSDGAGATCQASAPSGSCSLLSTTAGVKTVTASYSGDGTFSPSISAGAAHQVNQATTTTVIASDTPDPSVFGQSITVSYTLTVNGPGSGDPAGNVVVALQGAGGCTGTVAAGQCSFVPTAVVASANLTAAYQGSADFAGSTSSPRTHTVSAASTTTMVTTSKTPSDFGESVTFTATVAAAAPGAGTPTGNVQFQIDGSNSGSPVALSSGKATLTTSTLAPGTHTVSASYAGTASFKSSSGSLTGGQTVGAAGTNTSVSSSNASSVFGEGVTFTATVSGSGGTPGGTVTFKDNATCASGTGTIASASLNGAGTASSGAIGTLSVGAHTIRACYAGSGSFGPSEGTTAQLVGQASTTTTITGFSPEPSTVGSAVTVTFTVVVNAPGAGTPTGTVNVSTDGTESCSASVQIGQCDITFTASGTRQVTATYAGDGNFSTSAATEPHLVTP
- a CDS encoding glycoside hydrolase family 38 C-terminal domain-containing protein, which gives rise to MPALVFHLIPHTHWDREWYLPAAAFRARLVELLDDLVDRLEREPGLRSFLLDGQTVVIEDYLAVRPEREPLIRALTAAGRVQLGPWYVLADEQIPSGESLVRNLLAGAADAERLGRRSDVLYSPDAFGHPATLPDLANEFGLGSVALWRGLAGARDLYRWRGAAGGDVLLYHLPPDGYEIGAALSSGDELASAWRRARAELVPRAVTRHVAVLVGADHHWVHSDLTGLRDALAALEPGHEVRISRLDEFCAAAADDVRTAAPPAALAGELRWSYGYTWTLQGVHGTRAHLKRRNSLAELALERVAEPLVALTGAAGAGPALLRHAWRTLLRNQFHDSISGSVSDAVVAAMRARFGAVEAVSREVSHRALARLVGLDADRARDEPGAVRPRLVLWNPAVRRRGGIIVADLTFFRRDVLVGPPGARQPRRGSGWQPLSLRATDGTRIPLQILGRRVAQRRLDADHHYPDQDEVDLVRIAFRAPAIAGLGAAVLDPAPPGAGPRGRTRAVGRTLRNEFVEVAVARDGSLRLTDRRTGARFDRLLALESGGDVGDTYTYAPPLNDRVERARGPARVRVLAAGPLVSVLEARYALPAGRGTARLVVRLHDDSPLVHCRLEVDNHATDHRLRARLPLGLVGAPLVTGAQFGMAARMPVEADPREYPRETPVPTAPAHRVAAAAEGTRGLALFIPGFFEVEWTAAGDLLLTLFRAVGALSRGDLAARPGHAAWPEPTPLAQCLGPDAIDLALCPITAADLDPGDRLAARWEDAFLPLRPWWVADAVALAPSPESIALEGDGLVVSAVKPAEAGDGVVLRCVNLSARSVHGRWCFGTSRGRAWRVRADEREPRPAPLTDSGCTLAFSAPPHAFVTHRVL
- a CDS encoding SURF1 family protein, translating into MESSPTKPARKSRVILVILFFVVAAVCARLGVWQVHRLEQRRAANARALAERALPEANLAQHAPDTALSGRRVRARGTYDRAHEFVVRGEVIETPGVEIVTPLRLAGSDTAVLVDRGFVPSPDALTLSDSTRAAIDEPGVRDVIGLASPMHAAPDSGRPVVTAGRTTWRRIDLGAVRARLPYPVLDVVILQEPNAALPSFPRRRPPPALDDGPHLDYAIQWFSFAVIALVFAAVVWRRGTGAPREI